The bacterium genome includes a region encoding these proteins:
- a CDS encoding O-antigen ligase family protein, which translates to MSAAELRSLLFEDSLERRQLNVTLFIAFIIAGVFFYLLVAMKFIPDLGARMLLAAVCVAIISIAGPRWTFPLYFATWFSQGIPAPGLPVTINKMLAGAFLLSWVVAWGRRHFRVPHTPVIILLVIYTIYAVAFGLYLKVPEAPPAIQPAMYMLMMLAVSSYYRKRPEFMQMLGILLFITVAINSIGLLEFIRGYDLFGSLSDQTTEGEWLRINGISKNAIQYAFITVWMIPWALFLHIEAKRKAAKVFAMIGLVLLLAMALLTFNRQTPIIIAGMFILGLPLIRYRYRPVIAAFLVIAATAVAPLVIVKLLGRLENIGGEGKPDASLAIRLDKFIAARHMIADHPVFGIGLTNFKDVWPDYRVPGEMYIIHYERVFKHHVDLGYVQLLTETGFVGFSFFLLIVLFTFRLWRKTFVQATKFPDTFHRNALAAAFMGFVQLGMSLFLQDTFFIPRTFLLFALLLALVTMVEDERRRLSVSRTA; encoded by the coding sequence GTGAGTGCCGCCGAACTCCGATCGCTGCTGTTTGAGGACTCTCTGGAACGCCGTCAACTGAACGTGACGCTGTTCATCGCGTTCATCATTGCGGGCGTCTTCTTCTACCTCCTGGTTGCAATGAAGTTCATTCCCGACTTAGGCGCGCGCATGTTATTGGCCGCCGTGTGTGTCGCGATCATCTCGATCGCCGGCCCACGATGGACGTTCCCGCTCTACTTTGCCACATGGTTCAGCCAGGGCATTCCGGCTCCCGGTCTGCCAGTTACAATCAACAAGATGCTCGCGGGCGCGTTTCTCCTTTCATGGGTCGTCGCGTGGGGACGGAGACACTTCCGGGTCCCGCACACGCCTGTGATCATTCTTCTCGTCATCTACACAATCTATGCCGTGGCGTTTGGTCTGTATTTGAAGGTCCCTGAAGCTCCACCAGCGATCCAGCCGGCGATGTACATGCTGATGATGCTGGCGGTTTCGAGCTACTATCGAAAACGCCCAGAGTTCATGCAGATGCTGGGCATCTTGCTATTCATCACCGTCGCGATCAACTCGATCGGCTTGCTGGAGTTCATCCGCGGGTACGACCTGTTCGGCAGTCTGAGCGATCAGACGACCGAGGGCGAGTGGCTCCGGATTAACGGCATCTCCAAGAATGCCATTCAGTATGCTTTCATTACGGTGTGGATGATTCCCTGGGCGCTGTTTCTGCATATCGAGGCGAAGCGCAAAGCCGCGAAGGTCTTTGCCATGATTGGTTTGGTGCTGCTGCTGGCAATGGCATTGTTGACGTTCAATCGCCAGACACCGATTATCATTGCAGGAATGTTCATTCTGGGACTGCCGTTGATCCGCTATCGGTATCGGCCGGTGATTGCCGCCTTCCTGGTGATTGCAGCGACGGCCGTTGCGCCGCTGGTGATCGTGAAGCTCCTCGGCCGCCTTGAGAACATCGGTGGCGAGGGGAAGCCGGACGCCTCATTGGCGATCCGCTTGGACAAGTTCATTGCCGCCCGACATATGATCGCGGATCACCCGGTGTTCGGAATCGGCCTGACGAATTTCAAGGATGTGTGGCCGGACTACCGTGTTCCGGGAGAGATGTATATCATCCACTACGAGCGAGTATTCAAGCATCACGTCGATCTTGGGTATGTCCAGCTTTTGACAGAAACAGGCTTCGTCGGCTTCAGTTTCTTTCTACTGATCGTACTGTTTACGTTCAGATTATGGCGGAAAACCTTCGTGCAAGCGACGAAATTCCCAGACACGTTCCATCGGAATGCCCTCGCTGCGGCATTTATGGGATTCGTGCAATTGGGGATGTCGCTTTTCCTGCAGGACACGTTTTTCATTCCGCGAACATTCCTTCTTTTTGCCCTCCTGCTGGCCCTCGTCACCATGGTGGAGGATGAACGTCGGCGTTTATCTGTCAGCCGAACTGCTTGA
- a CDS encoding APC family permease — MPHSKAKLTFNQTWSMAVGGMVGGGIFSTLGVVIAIAGSWTWLSFIAAGLVALVAGYSYERLAAKYGEGGGAFTFLREINAKGFAGSLSWVLIIGYVLTNAVYAFTFGQYLGHVFGLEQWFARAAAVGIMAVFIGLNLRGVGEAGGVEVFLVWFKLAVLVGLAGWGIAQWDPPMLSRGVPDSGLGSALFGAASVFMAYEGFQLLTYDYEDIDSPKKTLPRAVLSGIIVVIAVYVLVALGVTMLIGADQVVEHEEVALSIAGKAAFGTAGLILVTIGAAFSTGSAINSTLFATARLTHKVAEDGELPAIFEHRNSNGIPDRAVLSLGILAAVLAALGSLTTLVEAASLAFLFTFAVVCGLAFHERAGRRVFTGFGAIAGTAAALALIYRLARTDLLALAFLVVLVVVAVFGRKLLLRHVQTD; from the coding sequence ATGCCTCATTCGAAGGCCAAGCTGACATTCAACCAGACATGGTCCATGGCCGTTGGTGGCATGGTCGGAGGCGGGATATTCTCTACGCTGGGCGTTGTCATTGCAATTGCCGGTTCGTGGACTTGGTTGAGCTTCATCGCGGCGGGCCTCGTCGCGTTGGTAGCCGGATACAGCTACGAACGACTGGCCGCCAAGTACGGCGAGGGCGGCGGTGCGTTCACGTTCCTGCGAGAGATCAACGCCAAGGGCTTTGCCGGCAGCCTGTCGTGGGTGTTGATCATTGGTTACGTTCTCACCAACGCCGTTTATGCCTTCACGTTCGGACAATATCTCGGACACGTGTTTGGTCTGGAACAATGGTTCGCACGCGCTGCGGCCGTGGGAATCATGGCGGTCTTCATCGGTTTGAATCTGCGCGGCGTTGGCGAAGCGGGCGGCGTGGAAGTCTTCCTTGTCTGGTTCAAACTCGCAGTACTGGTCGGACTCGCCGGATGGGGAATCGCCCAGTGGGATCCGCCGATGTTATCGCGCGGTGTGCCGGATTCAGGATTGGGAAGCGCGCTCTTCGGCGCAGCGTCCGTCTTCATGGCATACGAGGGCTTCCAACTTCTGACCTACGACTACGAGGATATCGATTCGCCAAAGAAGACGCTGCCGCGGGCGGTTTTGTCTGGGATCATCGTCGTCATTGCGGTCTACGTATTAGTCGCCCTCGGCGTCACGATGCTGATCGGTGCCGATCAGGTGGTGGAACACGAAGAGGTTGCGCTTTCAATCGCAGGCAAGGCGGCATTCGGTACGGCGGGCTTGATCCTTGTCACAATTGGAGCCGCGTTCTCCACGGGGTCGGCGATCAACTCGACATTGTTTGCGACGGCGAGGTTGACCCACAAGGTCGCCGAGGATGGCGAGTTACCCGCGATCTTTGAACACCGCAACAGCAACGGGATTCCGGATCGCGCCGTTCTCAGTCTCGGCATTCTTGCGGCCGTACTGGCAGCCCTCGGATCACTGACCACGTTGGTGGAAGCCGCCAGTCTGGCGTTCCTGTTCACATTCGCGGTCGTTTGCGGTCTCGCGTTTCACGAGCGCGCCGGCCGGCGTGTCTTCACGGGCTTTGGTGCGATCGCCGGCACGGCTGCAGCCCTGGCATTAATCTATCGACTCGCCCGAACGGACCTTCTGGCGCTCGCCTTCCTTGTCGTACTTGTTGTGGTCGCCGTGTTCGGACGGAAGCTCCTGCTGCGCCACGTTCAAACAGACTAG
- a CDS encoding right-handed parallel beta-helix repeat-containing protein has product MSCCIVLPRRLYAVVFLFMGLALLPCGRASAQTITTDTTWKLADSPIQYAGWLTVESGATLTIEPGVEVRFGPMASGLETNVVFKDGAKLDAQGTEGAPIVFTADTATTPTAGFWAYLKFEPGSQATIDHCSFLYGGQYGAGALTIQSDQVTVTNTIIRESSNAGIEIGTATGSPTIMNVEITDCGTAGVRIKDAPCAPTFDGLTVRRCPEGIRQESLNMSPVYSNLTFEENDADAVACGVGSVLDVVQDVTIQGTVPLYNFFGWVRVQNGYTMKIEPGVTIACGALGSAMQTNFEVYGGGVLNAQGTAEKPITITHLSDDPQPGGWAHVYYYPGSSGILDHCNLTYGGQWNSGTLRIESSDVEVLNCTIENSSQQGIMMRTAGITPRIENCTLRNNAGVAIYQSTMDMNPTYRDLVAEGNEGDYIHIDIGDLNGQVEWNDAGIPYLLSGWGELQSGARLYIGPGAEIWFGSLGYSLQGNIEIVSGAEMIIEGEPLDPVIISRRQDQPDPGSWSHLMYKAGSRGSITNCILEGGGQYGWGALNIRSSDVSVMYSKIINYGSWGVRIYENARPTFRFNQIYSDVSTLGMTNSTPQTPVNAKTCWWGDASGPYHATRNPGGLGEEVSDGIGFEPWAISITETENREADPILLDTPIAASIQHLGLNDYRLDFTNGDATNVLVRMTPDESGGEWKLLGLMGGFPNGTLFDWEGAAKDGTLEIPIPDPETGPYYFSVYYSDVDTETSTTFEIACLSTDRYLSSLAVGTGGNAGTITETVSGLGFESGCVVQLQDQSGTTIKEFTPSSLSSSKMIVPMDLNGLSTRVANFAVVWPDMEEKVLADAFEITEGIGGILEAKLIANPGVRPNRESVMWLEYENTGDADMGAPYFILKNTYNTKTRLARDLPYTTDDLPLLGARMDAPVGTLPPGFVGRVPIYFLPEVGDYLSYDLQAHPIDSSTIDWEAWKASLQPNEMDATAWDTAWPMVKASLGANWDTYYSRLIYIADRFAARGQNNSDVNALIEHHVLDVTDYYPVAAISGWVEDADTGAPLAGALVKAIDVGSVEAMVVATADKEGHFLLENLADATYSIQLDLKVQDEPPQIDITNQQDVNGLALKGKNAPPLDDSEEERPPDTNPVFVSRGTDSPILIWQHGAITMARTFSGTETWGEAFPMSQSVSQFAGAFGDELLGTDTFGYIVAFEGLNASEERTIFWSLARIGDNGLEFTEPVAATDATHEDIQPAVVLDKNGVPMLVWLQRDDALTDDTDMYYALLDPANAGAWPASPIPPKVVDVLRDDTDCFEFTIGMGTSIPFVMQPIFGKSYKINFFGNKCNGSPSCTGFTQSISGGMNIGFGDILTGNGTISGSGTYGLRKNPCRYVIRKTQLSGSAALTGELDRPIPVFVWPIPYPVGTFYPSVQLGGSGAVNLIWEGNAGAMPNLGNITFSPNGGGGGAFYAAGTKDNGGLVGGKATINISGNIVYDFVKGWNWGGFCVKMIGEAVFLYGHGKRQITSSWGKGCGGKDFEPGFRTIVTDKKITRISRYYREDIPVETIVEDTIDPFTGTGNTYEGDTVLADVSADLYNDGKPCVIRTPDGETVAVWRKMTGDYATALGGEIVTASWDGAAWSAPTTISSGVNFVGDPVVASDNGNNLLVVWPEASSAGLDENSPILDVLNATEQTKLTYVRRVSGTWETPALISPAPSGVHTAPSLCSWGSSWIELVFLNQENDESHVYAMGWSGSTWQSMSRISYAHHCEPPTIARIYYGYEVVWAQDGDDDPQTEGDQLLYCARSGDAVSWYAPVAVPLVPVEETTSAKRTEKDLLSFLKKGQRSIPAVPDGCCGPKCPPKCPPTPRPTPVPTPTPYNGAFIGIFRPRDPNEKVGTDGWGGHNIVSPDQELTYTIYFENVSDATAPAQEVFVTDDLDPNLDWSTFQISEVAWGDQTVAPSGDGHSMNERAIITDYRADDSTMWWVDIEGSVDPATGRASFAFHTLDPETGELPMDVLAGFLPPNDETGRGEGHITFRISPKSGLADDLSVRITNVAKIVFDTEKTIETNEVFHTLGDAATAKANVISVIVGLTQIIDDLTIYDMNDDTVIDAGDMAP; this is encoded by the coding sequence ATGAGTTGTTGTATTGTTCTGCCGCGTCGATTGTACGCGGTAGTTTTTCTGTTTATGGGCCTGGCTCTCCTCCCATGTGGCCGCGCTTCGGCCCAAACAATCACCACAGACACAACCTGGAAACTTGCCGATAGCCCCATCCAGTATGCTGGCTGGCTGACTGTCGAGTCGGGAGCGACTCTGACAATCGAGCCCGGAGTAGAGGTGCGCTTCGGCCCGATGGCTTCAGGCCTGGAGACGAACGTCGTCTTCAAGGACGGCGCGAAGCTTGATGCTCAGGGCACGGAAGGCGCACCTATCGTCTTCACGGCCGATACCGCAACAACGCCAACCGCCGGTTTCTGGGCGTACCTGAAGTTCGAGCCCGGATCGCAGGCGACGATTGATCACTGCAGCTTCCTATACGGCGGGCAATACGGTGCGGGAGCCCTGACGATCCAATCGGACCAGGTTACCGTCACCAACACGATTATTCGCGAGAGCAGCAATGCCGGTATCGAAATCGGTACGGCAACGGGCTCCCCAACGATAATGAATGTTGAAATCACAGACTGCGGCACAGCCGGCGTTCGCATCAAGGATGCCCCATGCGCGCCGACATTCGATGGGCTAACGGTCCGCCGTTGTCCCGAGGGGATTCGCCAGGAATCGCTCAACATGTCGCCGGTGTACTCGAACCTGACGTTTGAAGAGAACGATGCGGATGCCGTCGCATGTGGCGTAGGGAGTGTCTTGGATGTCGTGCAGGACGTGACGATTCAAGGCACCGTCCCCCTTTATAACTTCTTCGGCTGGGTTCGTGTTCAGAATGGCTATACGATGAAGATCGAGCCGGGGGTGACGATTGCGTGTGGTGCCTTGGGATCCGCAATGCAAACGAATTTCGAGGTCTACGGCGGCGGCGTGCTGAATGCGCAGGGCACCGCTGAGAAGCCGATTACAATCACTCATCTGTCTGATGATCCGCAGCCCGGCGGATGGGCGCACGTGTATTACTACCCCGGGTCTTCTGGTATCCTCGATCACTGCAATCTGACGTACGGTGGCCAGTGGAACAGCGGCACGCTTCGCATCGAATCCTCCGATGTCGAGGTGCTGAATTGTACGATTGAGAATTCTTCTCAACAGGGAATCATGATGCGCACGGCCGGCATCACACCGCGGATTGAGAATTGCACGCTCCGCAACAATGCGGGAGTCGCGATCTACCAGTCGACGATGGATATGAATCCGACGTATCGTGATCTCGTCGCAGAAGGGAATGAAGGCGATTACATCCATATCGACATTGGCGACTTGAACGGTCAAGTCGAGTGGAACGATGCCGGGATCCCCTATCTTCTGAGCGGCTGGGGCGAGTTGCAGAGCGGAGCCCGCCTCTACATAGGCCCAGGAGCAGAGATCTGGTTCGGCTCGCTGGGATACTCCCTGCAAGGGAACATCGAAATAGTATCCGGTGCAGAAATGATCATCGAGGGCGAGCCTCTCGATCCGGTGATCATCTCTCGGCGACAGGATCAACCAGACCCTGGCTCCTGGTCGCACCTGATGTACAAAGCAGGCTCGCGCGGTTCGATCACGAACTGCATTCTGGAGGGAGGCGGGCAGTATGGATGGGGAGCGCTGAACATAAGAAGCAGCGACGTCTCCGTCATGTACAGCAAAATCATCAATTACGGCAGTTGGGGCGTGCGGATTTACGAGAACGCCCGACCGACGTTCCGCTTCAACCAGATCTACAGCGATGTGTCCACGCTGGGCATGACCAACTCCACGCCCCAGACGCCAGTGAATGCGAAGACTTGCTGGTGGGGCGATGCGAGTGGCCCCTATCATGCCACGCGCAATCCGGGCGGTCTCGGCGAAGAGGTCAGCGATGGAATCGGCTTCGAACCGTGGGCGATCTCAATTACAGAAACTGAGAACCGAGAGGCAGACCCGATCCTTCTCGATACGCCGATTGCGGCTTCTATTCAACATCTCGGGCTGAATGACTATCGGCTCGATTTCACGAACGGCGATGCAACGAATGTGCTGGTACGGATGACCCCAGACGAATCCGGTGGTGAGTGGAAGTTGCTCGGCCTCATGGGCGGATTCCCGAACGGCACTTTGTTCGACTGGGAAGGTGCCGCGAAGGATGGGACCCTTGAGATTCCCATTCCCGATCCCGAGACCGGACCGTACTACTTCTCCGTCTACTACAGCGACGTCGATACAGAGACATCAACGACGTTCGAAATCGCATGCCTCTCGACGGATCGATACCTTTCGAGTCTCGCGGTCGGAACAGGCGGTAACGCCGGAACGATCACAGAGACCGTCAGCGGACTCGGCTTCGAGTCAGGCTGCGTGGTGCAACTGCAGGATCAATCCGGAACGACGATCAAGGAATTCACGCCTTCGTCGCTGTCGTCCTCAAAGATGATTGTCCCGATGGACTTGAACGGCCTGTCGACGCGCGTTGCGAATTTCGCAGTGGTCTGGCCGGACATGGAAGAGAAGGTGCTGGCCGACGCATTCGAAATCACCGAAGGGATCGGCGGCATCCTTGAGGCGAAGCTGATCGCCAATCCCGGGGTTCGTCCGAATCGCGAGTCGGTAATGTGGCTGGAGTACGAGAACACCGGCGATGCCGATATGGGTGCGCCGTACTTCATTCTGAAGAACACGTACAATACGAAGACGCGTCTGGCGCGCGATCTCCCTTACACCACAGACGATCTCCCGCTTCTCGGAGCGCGTATGGATGCTCCGGTGGGGACGCTTCCGCCCGGTTTCGTTGGTCGAGTGCCCATTTACTTCCTGCCCGAAGTGGGCGATTACCTGAGCTACGATCTGCAGGCCCACCCGATCGATTCGTCGACGATCGATTGGGAGGCCTGGAAGGCCAGCCTGCAACCGAACGAGATGGATGCGACCGCCTGGGATACCGCCTGGCCGATGGTGAAGGCCTCGCTTGGTGCGAACTGGGATACCTACTATTCGCGTTTGATCTACATCGCGGATCGCTTTGCCGCGCGCGGGCAGAATAACTCCGACGTAAATGCACTGATCGAGCATCACGTGCTCGACGTGACGGACTACTACCCAGTGGCAGCGATCTCGGGCTGGGTCGAAGACGCCGATACGGGCGCACCGCTGGCCGGCGCTCTGGTCAAGGCCATCGATGTTGGATCGGTCGAGGCGATGGTCGTCGCGACGGCAGATAAGGAAGGACACTTCCTGCTCGAGAATCTTGCCGACGCAACATACAGCATCCAACTGGATCTCAAGGTTCAAGACGAGCCGCCTCAAATCGATATCACAAACCAACAAGACGTGAACGGCCTGGCGCTGAAGGGCAAGAATGCGCCGCCACTCGATGATTCCGAAGAGGAACGTCCGCCGGACACGAACCCCGTATTTGTTTCGCGCGGAACGGACTCTCCGATTCTGATCTGGCAGCACGGCGCCATCACGATGGCTCGCACGTTCAGCGGGACCGAGACCTGGGGCGAGGCATTTCCGATGTCCCAAAGCGTATCCCAGTTTGCCGGCGCGTTCGGCGATGAGTTGCTCGGCACTGATACGTTCGGCTACATCGTTGCCTTCGAGGGCCTGAACGCATCGGAAGAGCGCACGATCTTCTGGTCGCTCGCACGGATCGGCGACAATGGGTTGGAATTCACAGAACCCGTCGCCGCGACGGATGCGACTCATGAAGATATTCAGCCGGCCGTCGTTCTCGATAAGAACGGCGTGCCCATGCTGGTGTGGCTGCAGCGCGACGATGCTCTGACCGACGATACGGACATGTACTACGCGCTACTGGATCCCGCCAATGCAGGCGCATGGCCCGCATCGCCGATACCTCCAAAGGTCGTCGATGTTCTGCGCGACGACACGGATTGCTTCGAGTTCACGATCGGCATGGGAACGTCGATTCCATTCGTCATGCAGCCGATCTTCGGCAAGTCGTACAAGATCAACTTCTTCGGTAATAAGTGCAACGGATCGCCTTCGTGCACCGGGTTCACTCAATCAATCTCCGGCGGTATGAATATCGGCTTCGGCGATATTCTGACCGGCAATGGCACCATCAGCGGAAGCGGAACTTATGGTCTCCGAAAGAACCCGTGCCGGTACGTGATTCGCAAAACGCAGCTCAGCGGATCTGCTGCACTGACGGGTGAGCTCGACCGACCGATTCCCGTCTTCGTGTGGCCGATTCCCTATCCGGTGGGAACATTCTATCCGAGCGTCCAACTCGGAGGATCGGGCGCAGTCAACTTGATCTGGGAAGGCAACGCCGGTGCGATGCCGAATCTTGGCAACATTACTTTCTCGCCCAACGGTGGCGGCGGCGGAGCCTTCTACGCGGCCGGCACGAAAGACAACGGCGGACTCGTCGGAGGCAAGGCCACCATCAACATCTCCGGAAACATCGTCTACGACTTCGTGAAGGGCTGGAACTGGGGCGGCTTCTGCGTGAAGATGATCGGCGAAGCTGTATTCCTGTACGGCCACGGCAAGCGCCAGATCACGAGCTCGTGGGGCAAGGGATGCGGCGGCAAGGACTTCGAGCCGGGCTTCCGCACAATTGTAACCGACAAGAAGATCACGCGCATTTCACGCTACTACAGAGAGGACATCCCGGTCGAAACGATCGTCGAAGATACGATCGATCCCTTCACTGGAACCGGCAACACTTACGAGGGCGATACGGTTCTCGCGGATGTCAGTGCCGATCTCTACAACGATGGCAAGCCATGCGTCATCCGGACGCCCGACGGCGAGACGGTGGCTGTCTGGAGAAAGATGACGGGCGACTACGCCACCGCACTGGGCGGCGAAATTGTAACCGCTTCGTGGGACGGCGCCGCGTGGAGTGCCCCGACAACGATCTCAAGCGGCGTGAACTTCGTTGGCGATCCGGTCGTTGCCAGCGACAACGGCAACAACCTGCTCGTCGTCTGGCCTGAGGCCTCCTCTGCCGGGCTGGATGAGAACTCGCCAATCCTGGATGTTCTCAATGCGACAGAGCAGACAAAGCTGACCTATGTGCGCCGTGTCAGCGGAACCTGGGAAACGCCCGCGCTCATCTCGCCCGCGCCTTCCGGAGTTCATACAGCGCCTTCGCTTTGCTCCTGGGGCAGCTCATGGATCGAACTTGTCTTCCTGAATCAGGAGAACGATGAATCCCACGTCTATGCGATGGGGTGGAGCGGTTCGACATGGCAATCGATGTCGCGAATCAGCTACGCCCATCATTGCGAGCCACCCACGATCGCGCGCATTTACTACGGCTATGAGGTTGTCTGGGCTCAGGATGGAGATGACGATCCGCAGACCGAAGGCGATCAGCTTCTCTACTGCGCTCGCAGCGGCGACGCCGTGTCCTGGTATGCGCCGGTCGCAGTTCCGCTTGTCCCCGTCGAGGAAACGACATCGGCGAAACGTACCGAGAAGGATCTTCTGTCCTTCCTGAAGAAGGGCCAGCGCTCGATCCCGGCCGTTCCAGATGGGTGTTGCGGACCGAAGTGTCCGCCCAAGTGCCCGCCGACCCCGCGCCCGACTCCGGTGCCGACGCCGACGCCGTACAATGGCGCCTTCATCGGGATCTTCCGTCCGCGCGATCCGAACGAGAAGGTTGGTACCGATGGTTGGGGCGGACACAATATCGTCTCGCCGGACCAGGAGTTGACGTACACGATTTACTTCGAAAACGTCAGCGATGCCACGGCGCCGGCGCAGGAAGTGTTCGTCACGGACGATCTGGATCCGAATCTCGACTGGTCGACGTTCCAGATCAGCGAAGTCGCCTGGGGCGATCAGACTGTTGCACCCTCGGGCGATGGGCATTCGATGAACGAACGCGCAATCATCACCGATTACCGCGCGGACGACTCCACAATGTGGTGGGTGGACATCGAAGGCAGCGTCGATCCGGCGACGGGTCGTGCGTCGTTCGCATTCCATACGCTGGACCCCGAGACGGGTGAACTGCCGATGGATGTTCTGGCGGGCTTCCTGCCTCCGAACGACGAGACGGGTCGCGGCGAAGGTCACATCACGTTCCGCATCTCTCCGAAGTCCGGCCTGGCCGACGACTTGTCCGTGCGCATCACGAACGTTGCTAAGATCGTCTTCGATACGGAGAAGACTATCGAGACAAACGAGGTGTTCCACACGCTCGGTGACGCCGCGACTGCAAAGGCAAACGTCATTTCGGTGATTGTTGGCCTGACGCAGATCATCGACGATCTGACAATCTACGACATGAACGACGACACAGTGATCGACGCCGGCGACATGGCGCCGTAA